The genomic region GCAGCCAACACCATTGCATTTGATGGACGTCCTGCAAGCAAAGTGCTGACCATTCAAGGCACAGCCAAAACCAACCAGGCACTGATTGACTTTGTCAAAGCCTTTGAAGACAGTCAGGATTTTGCCATACAGTTCCAGAATGCCACCCGTCAAAAAGAATCCAGCCAGTATGACTTCACGGTCAACGTCAATCTTGTCAAAGCCAGTGCAACGGAAACTCCAGCTGACGGCACCACAGGCAGTTCTACCACTCCCACCACTGCGCAGGGGACCAACCCATGAAGCTCAAACAGCGTGACATTGCCTTCATATCCATTGCAGCAACGCTTCTGCTGATCCTGGGATGGTATTTCTGGCTGTACCAGCCCAAAGGTGTTGAAATTGCCAACAAGGTCCTGGAGAAGGACAACCTGCAATTGCAGTTGGACCGTGCCAAAGCAGCAGCGGCGCGCTTGCCTCAACTGCGGCTTGAAGTTGCCCAGTTGGAACTGGAAAAACAAGAATTCTTGCAGCAGTTGCCTGAAACCTTGCGCTTTGGAGAGTTCCTGCAAGACCTCCGCCAAATTGTGGCCGATTCTGGAAGCACCCTGTTGAGCATCGCCCCTCAAGCGGTGGACCAGAGCACCCTTCCTGCAGGTGTGGTTCCCATCAATGTGGCCCTCAACCTGGACACCACCTTCCCAGGACTGTTGTCCGTGGTTTCTGCAATCCAAGAACTGCAGCGCTTCTCCACCATCAACAACATCAACTTGAAAATTGAAAGCGTCAACCGAAGCACTGCAAGCAATCCAAAGTTGACAGCTGCTCTGACCATCACGGTGTACACCTTTGATGTCCAAAAGGCCCTTCAGCAAAGCCAACCTCAAACCCAACCTGAGGGTGGCACCACTCCTCCTGCTCAACCCGGCGGAACTTCAGCTCCCGAGGGAGGAAATGCGTCATGACCGGACCCGCCAACAAAACATCTTCAGGACCGTTGCTCTGGATTGTCATCGCCCTGCTGGCCGTGGGAGGTGGAGGGGCCTATTATTTTCTGACCCAAAATCAGGATGCCACTGTGGTCAATCCACCTGTTGTGGAACCCACCGGTCCTGATGGCCCCGTACAGATTGGCAAACCCCTGGTGGTGAAAGAGTTGCCCTTTTTGACCACTTCAAATCGGACCGTGATTGTGGAATCCGATTCTGAAACAACAACAGCCACGGGTGCCAGCCGGCGCACATCCAACCCATTCATTCCGGTCAGCATCCCTGTGCAAGAGAATGCCAGCAACACCTCTGGCAATCCAAACCAGGTTTCCACTTCCACTTCCACCTCCACTTTCAATCCTCCAGCCATCCCGGTCAATACAGGGACCATTCCCACCCAGCCTGACTTCAACAGCGGTCAACCCATTGGCAACATTGGAACTGGGGACAATGTGGTGGTGCTGCCTGGAACAGGCCTGCCCAGTCCCACCTCTGGCAACTCCAACAGCGGTTCCAACGGCGGTTCCACAGGAAACCCAACAACCATCAAGCCTCCACGCGTTGTTCCACTTCCTGTTCCAAGTGTGGCGCAACCCAAAACCAACAGCAGTGTTGCGGTTCCAGAGCAAAAGAGCACCATCATTTCTGCTCCCACGCCCGTCCTGATTTCTTCACTGGTGGTCCCCACCTCCAAAACCCCTCCCACCGACACTCCAGTGGCTGAAAGTGCCCTGATCAAAACTGCCACAGCCCTGGAATTGGCTTTCAGTTCTGTGGTGATCGGGCCCAACAGCACGGCAGTGTTCAACAGCAACAAAGGCTACCTGGTGGCTGCCACTGGACAAAAGCTTGCTGGTACGGACATTCTGGTGAAGGCTATTTCTCAACAACAAGTCACATTACAGCTCGGAGAGGAAACTCTGGAGCTGACTCTGGATAGGCGGTGAGTGATGTTAAAACGTAATCTCCTGGTTTTAAGTCTGCTGGCAGGTGTGGCCTTTGCGGCTCCAGCTTTACCCACAGAATCACGCTTCGAATCTGCAGTGACCATCCAAACAGGCAGCAGCAGCAACAACCTGGTGGTTTTGCTGCAAGCACTGGGCAACTCTGTGGGCCTGACTGTGGTCACAGATGGGGTTCCCGTTGACAAAACAGTCAACTACAACATTTCCAACAAGCCCTTCAGAGAGGTTTGGGATCTGTTGATTCGCCTCAATGACCTTGATTTTGAGATCCTCGGCAATGACATTGTGGTTGTGGGTCCCAAATCTGTGGTGGACAAGTTCCGTCCTGCACCTCCTGTTGAGCTGCCCAAAGTGGTTGCTGAACCCGTGGTCAGATCGTTCTACACGGTCAAAACCGATGCCGACTCTGTCATCAAATTCCTGCAGGAAACCGCCAAAGATGTTTCCATCACCCGCTTTGGCTCCAGCCGTCTGATTGCCATTTCAGGCACTGCAGCACAGCAGCAGGAAGTGTCAAGTCTGCTTCAAGTGATCGATGTGGTCACCACCGCTCCAACCACCCCTGTGGCAGAGAGCACCGAGCGTCGCTTCTATGGCACGAACCTTTCCGCAGATGAGGTGGCTGCCTTCCTGAAAGCCGAAGTGCCTGGAGCACAAATCAACCGTGTGGGGCAATCCCGTACACTCTCCATCACCGCCACAGCACAACAGCACGATGAAATTGCCACTTTGCTGGCCACCATCGATCCACCCCCACCCCCCCCTGCTGTTGTGCCTGCTCCAGAGCCCACCGAACGTCGTTTTTACACTGCGAACATGGCTCCTGAAGACCTCGTGGCTTTCCTGAAAGCCGAAGTGCCTTCAGCTGTGGTCAACCGTGTGGGAACCACCCGCACCCTGTCCATCACTGCCACCGCCAAACAGCAAGAGGAAATTGCAACCCTGCTGGCCAGTGTGGATCCTGCTCCACAACCTGTGCAGGTGGACAATGCTCCAGCAGTGCCTGCTGCCGAGCCACCTGTCCGACGTTTCTACACCACCAACATTGCTCCAGATGAAATCATCACCTTCCTGAAAGCGGAAGTTCCAGGAGCAACCATCAACCGTGTGGGAACCACCCGCACCCTGTCCATCACTGCCACTGCCAAACAGCAAGAGGAAATTGCAACCCTGCTGTCCAGTGTGGACATTGCCCCTGAGCAACCTGCACCTGTGGTGCGCATCCAGCAGATTTTCAAGCTTTCCAATGCCAAAGCAGACGATCTGAAAGCCGTGCTCACCCAAACCTTTGCAGCCAACAACAACGCCAACAACGCCAACAATGACAATCCCAACCTGATCATTGTCAATCCCAATGCCAATGCCAACAACGCCAACAATGCCCAACCACAAGATGTGGCCACGCAAGCCCCAGACATCATTTCCGATGTTCGCACCAACTCCTTGATTGTGCGTGGCACCCAGGCCCAGCTCAATCAGATTTCAGATGCCATTTTGGCTCTGGACAAGCGTGTTCCACAGGTGAACGTGCAGGTTCGCATTCAGGAAATCACCCGTACTGCAGCCAACACCCTTGGTCTGGATTGGACGGCCCCTTTTGGCAATTTCTCCACCCTCCGATTTGGAGCGGAAGGCATCAAGTCGGTTTTCAACGCAGCCAACAACCTGGTGGGCTTCAACCTGGGAGCCACACTGGAAGCCATGGAACGTCAAAACCTGCTCAAGCGTGTGGATGACTCCAGCTTGACCTTGCAAAGCGGTCAGGCAGAACCTGCCACCATCAAATCTGGGGGCACCTTGACCGTGAGCCTTGTGGGTGCAGGTGTGACAATTGAGCGTTCACTGGACTACGGGGTCACGGTCAACATCAGCAACCTGCAGGTTTCAAACGATGGCACCATCACCATGAAGGTCAATGCCAGCGTGAAGAACTTCACCACTGCCCCTACAGATCCAGAGCTGATCAACCTGACCAACAACGAAGCTTCCACCTTGCTTTCGTTCAAATCCGGTTCCACTGTGCTTCTGGGTGGCCTGCTGAGCATCAACAAGAAAGACAACACCACAGGCATCCCCGTCCTTTCCAGCATTCCTGTGATTGGTGGTCTGTTCAAGAAGACCGAAATCGAAGACAAAGAAACCCAGCTGATGCTGGTGATCACCGCCAACACTGTCGAATAAACAACCTTCTCCAACTGTTGCTTTGTCCACCTGCCGCTCAAGCGGCAGGTTTTTTTGTTTAGAAGGATTTCAAAGCTTCCAGAGCAGAAGTGTTAAGCTGCATAGCATGAAGTTCTTAACCGCAGGCGAATCTCACGGTCCACAGCTGACCACCATCATTGAAGGGCTGCCTTCACAACTTCCATTGACGGCTGAAGACATCAACCCATGGCTGGCCAAACGCCAGAGTGGTTATGGCCGGGGTCGCCGGATGCAAATTGAAACCGATCAGGTGCTCTTCATGTCTGGCGTGCGTGCCGGTCGGACCACCGGAGCACCCCTGACCATGGTGGTGGAGAACAAAGACCACCGCAACTGGACCGAGATCATGAGCCCAGAACCGGGAAACGAGCCTCGCAAGAAGTCATTGACCCGTGCCCGTCCTGGTCACGCCGACCTTGCTGGAGGCATCAAATACCGCCACAAGGACCTGCGTGATGTGCTGGAACGCGCCAGTGCCCGCGAAACCACCATGCGGGTGGCTGTGGGTGCCATTGCCCTGAAACTGCTGTCCGAACTGGACATTGTGGGCATCAATTACGTGTCCAGCCTGTGTGACATTGATTGCGACGTGCCTTTCACCTGGGACCTTGTGGATGCCATTGAGGGTTCTCTGGTGCGTTGCCCTGATCCCGAGGCCTCCCAGAAGATGGTGGAGCGCATCGATCAGGCCAAAAAGGATGGCGACACCCTCGGGGGCATTCTGGAAGTGCGCTTCAAGAACCTGCCGATGGGTCTGGGTTCCCATGTGCACTGGGACCGCAAATTGGATGGGCGTATTGCGCAGGCCGTCATGAGCGTGCAGGCCGTGAAAGGCATCGAAATCGGCTATGGCTTCCGTGGCACCCGCATGCCCGGTTCTCAGGTGCATGATGCCATTTACCGCGAAGACGGCAAAGGGTACTACCGCACCACCAACGGCGCAGGTGGCCTTGAAGGGGGCATGACCGATGGTGAAGATCTGGTGGTCCGCATCGCCCTGAAACCCATCGCCACCCTGATGAACCCCCTGCCTTCCATTGATGTGGTCACCAAGCAACCTGCCGATGCCGCTCTGGAACGCTCTGACACCACGGCCGTTCCTGCTGCTGGTGTGATCATGCAGTGCGTGATCGGTTACGTGCTGGCAGAGGCGATCCTTGAGAAGTTCGGCGGTGACACCCTTCCAGAGATTCAAGAACGGGTGCAGGAATACCGCAAATTTGTTGCCGAGTACTGAATGGACACCCGAGCTGCACGGAAAGCCTTTCCGGAATGGACGAATTGATGTTCAGCCATGCCAAAATTGACCGTCCGGTGCGCTGGTTGGCTCTGGCAGGCTTCATGGGCACCGGGAAAAGCCGGGTGGGATGGGAACTGTCGCGCCGTTTGCTCCTGAACTTCGTGGACACCGACAAGGTGATCGAGCGGGTCAGTGGCATGAAGATCAGCGAGATTTTCGAGTATTACGGAGAAGAAACCTTCCGGGCCTATGAACGGGAAGTGTTGAAGCGCACCACCCATCTGGATCTGGCGGTGGTGTCTCTGGGCGGAGGGGCATTCGTGAACCCAGAGAACCGGGCAGTCCTGAAGGCCAGAGGTCCGGTGGTGGTGTTGCATGCCACCCCAGAAACCATTTTCCAGCGCACCCGCAAGAGTGACCGCCCTTTGCTCAAAGTCGAAGATCCCGTGGCCCGCATCAAAACCCTGTTGCAGGAGAGGGGTCCCGCTTATGCAGAGGGGGACATCCACATCCACACCGACCATCATCCCAGCGAGCAGGTGGTGCTGGAGATCATCGAGAAACTCTGGGAGTACCGTCATGCACAAGATTCACGTTCAGGTCAGTGAGCCTTACACCGTCACGGTGGGTTTCGATTTGCTGGAAACCCTCGATTTGCCTGCCAACACCGCACTCATTTACGACAGCAACCTGCCCCAGAGCACCCTCGACCGCCTGAAAGACCGCGTCCGGTTGCTGATTCCACTGCCTGCCGGAGAAGCCTGCAAAAACTTCACCGTGCTTGCAGATGTGCTGTCTCAACTGGCCGCAGCCAATTTCACGCGGGACAGCCTGATTGTGGCTCTGGGCGGAGGGGCCACCAGCGATCTGGTGGGCTTTGTGGCCGCCAGTTACCTGCGTGGGGTGCGGTTCATCAACCTGACCACCACCCTGCTCGGGATGGTGGATGCCAGTGTGGGTGGAAAAACCGGCATCAATTTGCCAGAGGGGAAAAATCTGGTGGGTGCGTTCTGGCAACCCCAGAGCGTGCATGCCGATCTGGGCACCCTTGCAAGCCTCTCTCCGCAGGTCTTCAAAGAAGGCATGTCCGAGATGTTCAAGCACCACCTACTGGACAAAGAAGCACCAGTCAGCAAATTCTACGAACTGGAAGACATCCACAGTGAGGTGTTTGCCGCAGAACTGGCCCGCAGCATTCAGGTGAAAGCCCACATCGTGTCCATTGATCCGCACGAGAAAAAAGAGCGGGCTTACCTGAATTTTGGTCACACGCTGGCACATGCTCTGGAAGCCGTCTCCAAACACCAGATTTCCCATGGTGAAGCGGTGGCTTACGGCATGCACTATGCTGCCTTCCTTTCCCGCAACATGGGTGGGCAGGACCTCACCTCCAGAACCAGAGGTTTTCTGGAATGGATGAAACCCGTTCCTTTGCCCAATCGGGATTTTGGGGTGCTTCATGGCTACATGGCCCGAGACAAAAAAGCCGATGCTGAAGGGGTGCGTTTCACTCTGCTGCAAGACCACGGTCTCCCCTATCTTGCCCGTGTGCCTTTGCAGGTTCAGCAGGACAGTTTCGAGCAGTTCTTGCAAGACCTTTGAGGTTTGGATTCTCGGGGTGAGCCATCTGGTTCACCCTTTTTCAAATGGTTTCAAGTTAGACTGGGCATGACTGTCCCTGCTTCATCTGAAAGGAGCCGCATGATTCTTGTTTTGAATGGACCGAATTTGAACCTGCTGGGCACCCGTGAACCCGGTGTGTATGGGGCCACCACCCTCACCGATCTGGAAGCCATGTGCGAAAACTGGGGCGCAGAACTGGGCACCAACGTCACCTGTCGCCAGAGCAATTACGAAGGCCAGTTGCTGGAATGGATCCATGAAGCCGAAAGCCACGGTTTCACGGGCATCGTGATCAATCCCGGAGCCTTCACCCATTATTCGTATGCTTTGAGGGACGCGATTGCAGGACAAAAATTGCCTGTCGTGGAGGTGCACATCTCGAATGTGGATGCCCGCGAAGAATTCCGGCACAAATCGGTAACTGCAGCAGTTTGCAAAGGGAAAATCAGCGGTCTGGGGGTTTATGGCTACCGACTGGCCATGGATTACCTGATGGAAACGCAAGGTTCATGAGACCTCTGGTGTACAGCACACTGGGCTTGATGCTGCTGAGCAGTGCTTCAGCCGCACAGTGTGGAGGTTTGCCTGCACTGAACGTCAAAACCCCCAAAGGTTACTGTGTGGCCATCGTGCAGAAAAACTTGAAATTTCCCAGAGGGGTGCTGGCCCTTTCGGATGGGCGTGTGCTGGTCGTGGAAATGGGAGGTTGGGGTGCGAAGTTGGGTGGAGTGGCTCTGTGGACACCGGGCAAACCATTGCAAAGGTTGTTCTCGGGGTTGGACCGTCCGCATGGCATCCGTCAGGGGCCTGATGGGCAGATTTATGTGGCCGAAGACAGCCAGATTCTGCGTTTTGACCTGAAAGATCCCAAAAGCCGCACCGTCTGGATCAAAGGGCTTCCAGACGACGGAAGGCACCCTCTGAAAAGCTTTGTGTTTGATGCACAGAACCAACTGGTCGTCAATTACGGCTCGGTCACCGACAATTGCGAAAACCAGAAAGGCAAAAGTGCCTGCACAGAAACCGCCACCCGTTCTTTGCTCAAAAAGTTCAACATCGACTGGGAACAGGGTGGCAAAGTGCTGGGCTCAGAAACACTGGCCAAAGGACTCAGGAACTCGATGGGACTGGCCGTGCACCCCTCAGGCACCTTGCTGCAAGCCGAAAACAGCCGGGACGCGCTGGCCAGCATCCTCAAAGTTGATGATGAGGACTTGCCCCACGACGAACTGAACGTGATCCAGGCGGGCCGTTTTTACGGTTGGCCTTACTGTTACGACAATCAGGTGAATGCGCCAGAGTTCAAAACCTTCAAGTGCCAGAACAGCGTCAAACCCACCATTTTGCTACCGGGACACAGTGCCCCTCTGGGCATCGCCTACAGTCCTGCAAATGCTTTGCCTGTCCTGAAGAACCATGTGGTGGTGGGCTTGCATGGCTACCGTGCCAATGGACATCGTTTGGTGATGTATGCGGTCAATGACCAGGGCATTCCACAAGGCCCCTTGAAAAATCTGGTCTGGGACTGGGACACCAAAAAAGACCAGAAGCAAGGCGCACCCGTGGACATTTCCTTCGCGCCAGATGGCAGCTTTTATTTCACCGATGACAAGAACGGCATGCTCTTGAGGTTCCAGCAAAAATAAAGGCTCACCACCAACCCCGCCTTCTGAAGTACCAGCCCAACCCCAGCCCGAGCGTCAAAAAAGCCAGCCACGACAGCAAGTAACCGTGCTTCAGGTGCAGCTCGGGCATGTGTTCAAAATTCATGCCCCACACCCCTGCCAGAAAGGTCAGGGGCAAGAAGATGGTGGAAACGGTGGTGAGGGTTTTCATCACCTCGTTCATGCGGTTGGACTGCAAGGTCAGGTTCACGTCCAGCACACTGGTGAGCACTTCACGCGAAGAGTCCAGAGATTCATAGGTGCGGCCCAGCACATCCACCACATCCCGCAAATACATGGAGAGTTCTTCAGGAT from Deinococcus misasensis DSM 22328 harbors:
- a CDS encoding type 4a pilus biogenesis protein PilO → MKLKQRDIAFISIAATLLLILGWYFWLYQPKGVEIANKVLEKDNLQLQLDRAKAAAARLPQLRLEVAQLELEKQEFLQQLPETLRFGEFLQDLRQIVADSGSTLLSIAPQAVDQSTLPAGVVPINVALNLDTTFPGLLSVVSAIQELQRFSTINNINLKIESVNRSTASNPKLTAALTITVYTFDVQKALQQSQPQTQPEGGTTPPAQPGGTSAPEGGNAS
- a CDS encoding type II secretion system protein GspD produces the protein MTIQTGSSSNNLVVLLQALGNSVGLTVVTDGVPVDKTVNYNISNKPFREVWDLLIRLNDLDFEILGNDIVVVGPKSVVDKFRPAPPVELPKVVAEPVVRSFYTVKTDADSVIKFLQETAKDVSITRFGSSRLIAISGTAAQQQEVSSLLQVIDVVTTAPTTPVAESTERRFYGTNLSADEVAAFLKAEVPGAQINRVGQSRTLSITATAQQHDEIATLLATIDPPPPPPAVVPAPEPTERRFYTANMAPEDLVAFLKAEVPSAVVNRVGTTRTLSITATAKQQEEIATLLASVDPAPQPVQVDNAPAVPAAEPPVRRFYTTNIAPDEIITFLKAEVPGATINRVGTTRTLSITATAKQQEEIATLLSSVDIAPEQPAPVVRIQQIFKLSNAKADDLKAVLTQTFAANNNANNANNDNPNLIIVNPNANANNANNAQPQDVATQAPDIISDVRTNSLIVRGTQAQLNQISDAILALDKRVPQVNVQVRIQEITRTAANTLGLDWTAPFGNFSTLRFGAEGIKSVFNAANNLVGFNLGATLEAMERQNLLKRVDDSSLTLQSGQAEPATIKSGGTLTVSLVGAGVTIERSLDYGVTVNISNLQVSNDGTITMKVNASVKNFTTAPTDPELINLTNNEASTLLSFKSGSTVLLGGLLSINKKDNTTGIPVLSSIPVIGGLFKKTEIEDKETQLMLVITANTVE
- the aroC gene encoding chorismate synthase; this encodes MKFLTAGESHGPQLTTIIEGLPSQLPLTAEDINPWLAKRQSGYGRGRRMQIETDQVLFMSGVRAGRTTGAPLTMVVENKDHRNWTEIMSPEPGNEPRKKSLTRARPGHADLAGGIKYRHKDLRDVLERASARETTMRVAVGAIALKLLSELDIVGINYVSSLCDIDCDVPFTWDLVDAIEGSLVRCPDPEASQKMVERIDQAKKDGDTLGGILEVRFKNLPMGLGSHVHWDRKLDGRIAQAVMSVQAVKGIEIGYGFRGTRMPGSQVHDAIYREDGKGYYRTTNGAGGLEGGMTDGEDLVVRIALKPIATLMNPLPSIDVVTKQPADAALERSDTTAVPAAGVIMQCVIGYVLAEAILEKFGGDTLPEIQERVQEYRKFVAEY
- a CDS encoding shikimate kinase; this translates as MDELMFSHAKIDRPVRWLALAGFMGTGKSRVGWELSRRLLLNFVDTDKVIERVSGMKISEIFEYYGEETFRAYEREVLKRTTHLDLAVVSLGGGAFVNPENRAVLKARGPVVVLHATPETIFQRTRKSDRPLLKVEDPVARIKTLLQERGPAYAEGDIHIHTDHHPSEQVVLEIIEKLWEYRHAQDSRSGQ
- a CDS encoding 3-dehydroquinate synthase → MHKIHVQVSEPYTVTVGFDLLETLDLPANTALIYDSNLPQSTLDRLKDRVRLLIPLPAGEACKNFTVLADVLSQLAAANFTRDSLIVALGGGATSDLVGFVAASYLRGVRFINLTTTLLGMVDASVGGKTGINLPEGKNLVGAFWQPQSVHADLGTLASLSPQVFKEGMSEMFKHHLLDKEAPVSKFYELEDIHSEVFAAELARSIQVKAHIVSIDPHEKKERAYLNFGHTLAHALEAVSKHQISHGEAVAYGMHYAAFLSRNMGGQDLTSRTRGFLEWMKPVPLPNRDFGVLHGYMARDKKADAEGVRFTLLQDHGLPYLARVPLQVQQDSFEQFLQDL
- the aroQ gene encoding type II 3-dehydroquinate dehydratase, which produces MILVLNGPNLNLLGTREPGVYGATTLTDLEAMCENWGAELGTNVTCRQSNYEGQLLEWIHEAESHGFTGIVINPGAFTHYSYALRDAIAGQKLPVVEVHISNVDAREEFRHKSVTAAVCKGKISGLGVYGYRLAMDYLMETQGS
- a CDS encoding PQQ-dependent sugar dehydrogenase, whose product is MRPLVYSTLGLMLLSSASAAQCGGLPALNVKTPKGYCVAIVQKNLKFPRGVLALSDGRVLVVEMGGWGAKLGGVALWTPGKPLQRLFSGLDRPHGIRQGPDGQIYVAEDSQILRFDLKDPKSRTVWIKGLPDDGRHPLKSFVFDAQNQLVVNYGSVTDNCENQKGKSACTETATRSLLKKFNIDWEQGGKVLGSETLAKGLRNSMGLAVHPSGTLLQAENSRDALASILKVDDEDLPHDELNVIQAGRFYGWPYCYDNQVNAPEFKTFKCQNSVKPTILLPGHSAPLGIAYSPANALPVLKNHVVVGLHGYRANGHRLVMYAVNDQGIPQGPLKNLVWDWDTKKDQKQGAPVDISFAPDGSFYFTDDKNGMLLRFQQK